In Methanosphaera sp. ISO3-F5, a genomic segment contains:
- the gatA gene encoding Asp-tRNA(Asn)/Glu-tRNA(Gln) amidotransferase subunit GatA, translating to MKIIDKVKSIKEQELTATENLEQKYNIIEEKNDEINAFVELDLERAQKVAKEIDDKIKSGEKTGKLAGLVIGIKCNINVEDFIVSAASPTLKEYQGSYNATVINKIIEEDGVIVGLTNMDEFAAGSSTETSMYGPTNNPNALGHIPGGSSGGSAAAIAADMCDIALGSDTGGSIRNPASHCGVMGFKPTYGMVSRQGLLDLAMSLDQIGPFANDTTGIGLMLDVITGYDPYDTTTLNKETTPFIDDTTNTTLENTSVGIVKEFMDVTDSKINDVINKSVDKMSDLGAEIKELSFGDVDLGLPTYYLINYVEFFSATRKYDGRKYGERIEEVCGPEVARRIQIGSYISQKEFSGKYYNKALQARSLIRKDFNNVLNDVDILAGPTVPKLPHKIGEKIDTMDMYAYDVLTVLANITGIPASSMKAGLVNDIPVGLQLQAKPEEDHKILSTMSAIENN from the coding sequence ATGAAAATTATCGATAAAGTAAAATCAATTAAAGAACAAGAATTAACAGCTACAGAAAATCTTGAACAAAAGTATAATATTATCGAAGAAAAAAATGATGAAATTAATGCTTTTGTTGAATTAGACCTGGAAAGAGCACAAAAAGTTGCTAAAGAAATAGATGACAAAATAAAAAGCGGTGAAAAAACTGGAAAATTAGCAGGACTTGTCATAGGAATTAAATGTAATATTAACGTTGAAGATTTCATTGTCTCTGCTGCATCACCAACACTTAAAGAATATCAGGGAAGTTACAATGCTACAGTAATTAATAAAATTATTGAAGAAGATGGAGTTATAGTAGGATTGACCAATATGGACGAGTTTGCAGCAGGAAGTTCTACTGAAACTTCAATGTATGGTCCTACAAACAATCCTAATGCATTAGGACATATTCCTGGTGGATCTAGTGGTGGTTCAGCAGCAGCAATTGCTGCAGATATGTGTGATATTGCATTAGGTTCTGATACTGGTGGATCAATAAGAAATCCTGCATCACATTGTGGAGTAATGGGATTTAAACCAACCTATGGTATGGTATCTAGACAGGGATTACTTGATTTAGCAATGAGTTTAGACCAAATAGGTCCATTTGCAAATGACACTACTGGTATAGGTTTAATGTTAGATGTTATAACAGGATATGATCCATATGATACAACCACCTTAAACAAGGAAACAACACCTTTTATTGATGATACAACAAATACAACATTAGAAAATACTAGTGTAGGAATAGTTAAAGAATTTATGGATGTTACAGATTCAAAAATTAATGATGTCATTAATAAATCTGTTGATAAAATGTCTGATTTAGGTGCTGAAATTAAAGAATTAAGCTTTGGAGATGTTGACTTAGGTTTACCAACATATTATTTAATTAACTATGTAGAATTCTTTTCAGCAACCAGAAAATATGATGGTCGTAAATATGGTGAAAGAATTGAAGAAGTATGCGGTCCAGAAGTAGCAAGAAGAATACAAATTGGATCATACATCAGCCAGAAAGAATTCAGTGGAAAATATTATAATAAGGCATTACAAGCAAGATCTCTTATACGTAAAGACTTCAACAATGTATTAAATGATGTTGATATACTCGCAGGTCCTACTGTTCCAAAATTACCTCATAAAATTGGTGAGAAAATAGATACTATGGATATGTATGCATATGATGTTCTAACAGTACTTGCAAACATTACTGGTATTCCTGCAAGTAGTATGAAAGCAGGACTTGTTAATGATATTCCTGTAGGTTTACAATTACAAGCAAAACCTGAAGAAGATCATAAAATCTTAAGTACAATGAGTGCTATTGAAAATAATTAA
- a CDS encoding MtaA/CmuA family methyltransferase: MDLIENLKAALNGEEVEKVPAISATAAAVEEAFPGANVSWPSAHTDAQEMARLGISLHEQAGLECARVPFDLTAEAEAFGCEVDLGDMDNTPTLRTHAPFDDVEDLEVPDDFANQGRLPVIIESIEILKNEHPEVPVVVGMAGPFTLAGHLLGVEDLVKMLKTDAFVVEDVVEVALDAQTELVEAFNDVGVDVICVADPTSSPELLNPDDFMDFAQPALEDSSGEMEAQSIIHICGNSLPIMEGMLDSGFNGASFEEAVNVEEARQIQQDNDLETVLVGNISTSQTLFSKSTDEVKAEVTTALEKGIDVLAPSCGIAPKSPLANLQAFVEARDAFYE, translated from the coding sequence ATGGATCTTATAGAAAATTTAAAAGCAGCTTTAAACGGTGAAGAAGTAGAAAAAGTACCAGCAATCAGTGCAACTGCAGCAGCAGTAGAAGAAGCATTCCCTGGAGCAAATGTATCCTGGCCATCAGCACACACAGATGCTCAAGAAATGGCAAGATTAGGAATCTCATTACACGAACAAGCAGGATTAGAATGTGCAAGAGTACCTTTCGACTTAACCGCAGAAGCTGAAGCATTTGGCTGTGAAGTAGACTTAGGTGACATGGATAACACTCCAACCTTAAGAACACACGCACCATTCGATGACGTAGAAGATTTAGAAGTACCTGATGACTTTGCAAATCAAGGAAGATTACCTGTAATCATAGAATCAATTGAAATCTTAAAAAATGAACACCCAGAAGTACCTGTAGTAGTAGGTATGGCAGGTCCATTCACATTAGCAGGACACTTATTAGGTGTAGAAGATTTAGTAAAAATGTTAAAAACCGATGCATTTGTAGTAGAAGATGTAGTAGAAGTAGCATTAGATGCACAAACAGAATTAGTAGAAGCATTCAACGATGTTGGTGTAGATGTAATTTGTGTAGCAGACCCAACTTCATCTCCTGAATTATTAAACCCTGATGACTTCATGGACTTCGCACAACCTGCATTAGAAGACTCATCTGGTGAAATGGAAGCACAAAGTATCATCCACATTTGTGGTAACTCACTCCCAATTATGGAAGGTATGTTAGACTCTGGTTTCAACGGAGCTTCATTCGAAGAAGCAGTAAATGTTGAAGAAGCAAGACAAATCCAACAAGATAACGACTTAGAAACAGTTCTTGTAGGTAACATCTCAACCAGTCAAACTTTATTCAGTAAATCAACAGATGAAGTAAAAGCAGAAGTAACTACTGCATTAGAAAAAGGTATAGATGTATTAGCACCAAGTTGTGGTATTGCACCTAAATCCCCATTAGCAAACTTACAAGCATTTGTTGAAGCAAGAGATGCATTTTACGAATAA
- a CDS encoding methyltransferase MtaB domain-containing protein has translation MSRKVFTKMVTESADDMLFGDTKNPVKLGLDQVAGGGVVYPNIKVAPAEGSEESIDGLEATSKNIAFAACQRAADIGLPAIQIETEHVQQQSISREASERCTAVTWEELEKLHEKYGTAVSLMSTVADMREEENGLRGSEFDIAMDESFEACAQNGASMLCIETVGGKVVSDYGISRGDARAILYGIGVLGSNDMEYMWTKIVDIAKRNGIVPGGDTDCAQANTAMFLAGGFMGKNVSHTVAAVARAIAGARSLVAIECGAQGPTKDCGYENPIVKSIASVPICAEGKNATCAHADLMGNLTAGVCDVWSNESVYNREEMGGPTPGVWLQSLGYECALMNTAKQIGTAKALRDSYVLADKYRDPQGVILAYDNAYRIGEAIVADGEDNYLRARAAALKAMDCINEAVEAKRIFLTRFERDTLDSTYKTYEQLPDDSAKFLKQSVKRYSRKVKEHDIKQYDL, from the coding sequence ATGTCAAGAAAAGTATTTACAAAAATGGTAACAGAATCAGCAGACGACATGTTATTTGGGGACACTAAAAACCCTGTAAAACTCGGATTAGACCAAGTAGCAGGTGGAGGAGTAGTATATCCTAACATTAAAGTAGCACCTGCAGAAGGATCAGAAGAAAGTATTGATGGATTAGAAGCAACATCCAAAAACATCGCTTTCGCAGCATGTCAAAGAGCAGCAGATATCGGATTACCAGCAATACAAATAGAAACAGAACACGTACAACAACAATCAATCAGCAGAGAAGCTTCCGAAAGATGTACAGCAGTAACATGGGAAGAACTCGAAAAATTACACGAAAAATATGGAACCGCAGTTTCATTAATGTCAACAGTAGCTGATATGAGAGAAGAAGAAAACGGATTAAGAGGATCTGAATTCGACATCGCTATGGACGAATCATTCGAAGCATGTGCACAAAATGGAGCATCCATGTTATGTATCGAAACCGTTGGTGGTAAAGTAGTATCTGACTACGGTATATCAAGAGGAGACGCAAGAGCAATTCTCTACGGTATCGGTGTATTAGGTTCCAACGATATGGAATACATGTGGACAAAAATCGTAGACATAGCAAAAAGAAACGGAATCGTTCCTGGTGGGGACACAGACTGTGCACAAGCTAACACAGCAATGTTCTTAGCTGGTGGATTCATGGGTAAAAACGTTTCACACACAGTTGCAGCAGTAGCAAGAGCAATTGCAGGAGCAAGAAGTTTAGTAGCTATTGAATGTGGTGCACAAGGACCTACAAAAGACTGTGGATACGAAAACCCTATTGTAAAATCAATCGCTTCCGTACCTATCTGTGCAGAAGGTAAAAACGCAACCTGTGCTCACGCAGACTTAATGGGTAACTTAACCGCTGGTGTATGTGATGTATGGAGTAACGAATCTGTATATAACAGAGAAGAAATGGGTGGACCAACCCCTGGTGTATGGTTACAATCCTTAGGTTACGAATGTGCATTAATGAACACAGCAAAACAAATCGGAACCGCAAAAGCATTAAGAGACTCATACGTATTAGCAGATAAATACCGAGACCCTCAAGGTGTAATCCTTGCATACGATAACGCATACAGAATTGGTGAAGCAATCGTAGCTGACGGTGAAGACAACTACCTCAGAGCACGTGCAGCAGCACTCAAAGCAATGGACTGTATTAACGAAGCTGTAGAAGCAAAACGTATATTCTTAACAAGATTCGAAAGAGACACTCTCGATTCAACTTACAAAACATACGAACAATTACCAGATGACTCTGCAAAATTCTTAAAACAATCTGTAAAACGTTACAGCAGAAAAGTAAAAGAACACGATATAAAACAATACGATTTATAA
- the mtaC gene encoding methanol--corrinoid protein MtaC, translated as MVSPLEKYYEHFESIEDYEKIAIRYNVKVEGPALKPEDDPEVVEILPSEEGTKRTLALDVLYGDKDKTDADVEAALNDGEDPIDLINNALMKGMDGVSALYTKGEFFLPDLMLAGDAMMSGVALCEAKLGHKADSKAKVVCCAVEGDPHDIGKNLIVMFLNANGYEPIDLGRDVPTPDVVAALKEHQPAMATATALMTTTMTAFGKIAALMEEEGVDVPIGCGGGAVRRDFVEESAHCFYGVEAYHTPKLADAIVDDGKTWEDIRNEYADIVGEYVAAYS; from the coding sequence ATGGTTAGCCCTTTAGAAAAATATTATGAACATTTTGAAAGTATTGAAGATTACGAAAAAATTGCAATAAGATACAACGTTAAAGTAGAAGGTCCAGCTCTCAAACCTGAAGACGACCCAGAAGTAGTTGAAATCTTACCATCAGAAGAAGGAACAAAAAGAACCCTTGCTTTAGATGTATTATACGGTGACAAAGACAAAACCGATGCAGACGTAGAAGCAGCATTAAACGATGGTGAAGATCCAATAGACCTCATTAACAATGCTTTAATGAAAGGTATGGATGGTGTATCTGCTTTATACACTAAAGGTGAATTCTTCTTACCTGATTTAATGTTAGCAGGGGACGCAATGATGTCCGGTGTAGCACTTTGTGAAGCAAAACTCGGACACAAAGCAGATTCCAAAGCAAAAGTAGTATGTTGTGCAGTAGAAGGTGACCCTCACGACATCGGTAAAAACTTAATTGTTATGTTCTTAAACGCAAACGGATACGAACCAATAGACCTCGGTCGTGACGTACCAACACCAGATGTAGTAGCAGCATTAAAAGAACATCAACCAGCAATGGCAACAGCAACAGCATTAATGACAACAACAATGACCGCATTCGGTAAAATTGCAGCATTAATGGAAGAAGAAGGTGTAGATGTACCTATTGGATGTGGTGGAGGAGCAGTAAGACGTGACTTCGTAGAAGAAAGTGCACACTGTTTCTACGGTGTAGAAGCATACCACACACCTAAATTAGCAGATGCTATTGTAGATGACGGAAAAACTTGGGAAGACATCAGAAACGAATACGCTGACATTGTCGGTGAATACGTAGCAGCATACTCCTAA